The segment TGTAAGGCCCGCTCCTCCCCGCCCGTTTCGCAGGGCGAGCTTTCTCTTTTCCGCCGCCCCGGCCGGCGTGCCGGGGCGCGCGCGGCAAGTGGTATACTCGCCTTCTCCGCATTCCATTCCCGCAACCGGAGGAAAGCGCTTGGGCGGTCCCGCGACAACCGCCGTGCCCGGCGAACCCGTCCCCGACATCCCGACGCGGATCCGCACGGGGCTCGTCGCGGGGTTCCGGACTTCCCTGAGGATCATCTGGGTGTCCGTCCCTTTGTACGTCGGCGTCACCCTGCTGAAGGGGACGCCCGCCCTCGACCTGCTGGGCGGGGTCTTCGCGCCCTGGATGGGCGTCTTCGGCCTCCCGGGCGAGGCGGCCTTCGCGTTCGTCGCCGCGTTCCTGCTCAATCTCTACGCAGGGATTGCGGTCATCGTCCCGCTGAACCTGGATTCCTTCCAGGTGACGCAGTGCGGCCTGATGATGGGGATCGCCCACAACCTGATCGTGGAGGGCGGCGTGCTCTCCACCACGGGGACCCGGGGGTGGGTGCTCACCTTCTGCCGGTTGGTCATCGCGGCGGCGGCGGGGCTGCTGCTGCGGGGGCTGTGGCACCTCTGGGGGCTTTTCTGACCATGGAAGCGCTCACGTCCGCGCTGGTCGGCGCCGCGAAGCTCTCCGTCAAGCTGATCCTCATCATCGTCCCGCTGGTGACGGTGTTCGAGGTGCTGCGCCACCTG is part of the Thermodesulfobacteriota bacterium genome and harbors:
- a CDS encoding nucleoside recognition protein codes for the protein MGGPATTAVPGEPVPDIPTRIRTGLVAGFRTSLRIIWVSVPLYVGVTLLKGTPALDLLGGVFAPWMGVFGLPGEAAFAFVAAFLLNLYAGIAVIVPLNLDSFQVTQCGLMMGIAHNLIVEGGVLSTTGTRGWVLTFCRLVIAAAAGLLLRGLWHLWGLF